The Cynocephalus volans isolate mCynVol1 chromosome 1, mCynVol1.pri, whole genome shotgun sequence region TCCAGAATTTAAGAAGGACAAGTGTCTTCTATTTTACTGTAGCCTGCTACCTAGAATGTGTCTAGTTCTGTAAGACAGGAGTCAGCAaatcttttctgtaaagggcccaACAGTAAAGATTTAATTTGGCCACATACAGTTTCTGTTGTatattcttgattttgttttgatAACCTTTTTATAAAATAACCATTCTTAACTCCAGGGTCTTAAAAAAACAGGTGACCACTGGTCTAAGATACGAGATAAGACATTGGGTGGTGAGGTTGAGGGCTGGAGCTTGGTAACAGCTGCCCTAGTCATGAGATGACTCACCTGACCCATCTCCTGTGAATGAGCTGGCCTGGGAGGGAGACTTCCCACAGAAGAAGAGGCCCCTCAGGGGAGGTGGCTCAGCCAGGCTCCCAACATTTTTCCCCCTGCCCCATCCTAGGGTCAATAAAATTGAATGTTGCATATTAAAGCACTTGTCTAGTTTTTTGTTCTGTAGAAGACGGTTTAGTGTATATCATGGGAAGAATAGACTTTGGAGTGTGATACTACATTCAAATCATAGTTCTTTCCCTGCCTGATTTCTGTGGCCTGGTTCTGCCTCTTACAAGCTATAGAACTTTGAGCAAATTGCCTCTCTAAACTTCAGTTTATCTGTAAATATGGGTACCCCCACAGTGCTGGTAAGGTCAAGGAAGAATGGGCATGTAATGGGCCAGGTGCCCAGTGGGTGAATTAAGTGTTAATTTTCCTTCCTTGCCTTTGGTCCTATCATCTGCCTTCAACAAACAGACTGGGAAATTTAAGACAAAAGGAAAATTCACATTGCCTAGGACTTTATACAAGAGATTTTGATCAAGTCCTCAAAACAAATGTGATAGTAAGCCTCTACTTTTCCAAACAGGGCCCCCTGTGCTTCAAGTATTTATCCGACAAGACCTATCTTCTGTCTTAGTGGTATCTAGAGAAACTTCCTGGGGTCTGGACCCTAAGGGAGGACTGGAATTTGTCAGAGTAGctcaaccaccaccctgtccccaTCCCTGCCATaggccccccaacccccaaacctGTCTGCCCAATAACCATACAGAGAAGCCACCCTATGTGTCTGGTGCTATTTCATCCAGCTACAAGCGGAAGCCCGGAGGCTGGCCCCTCCTGGATCTCACTAGGGGCATCTGCCCAGTGGCCGTGTGGGCGTGTGCCTGCTCCCACCATGCACCCTCCACAGCTCCCTCTGGCTCTGGATGGGCCATCATGAAAGCTTGAGCTGCCCGGACCAGGTCCTCTTCCCGCAGGCCTGGGACGGGCACGGTGGGGATGCCAGCAATCATCATAGCCAAGGTAAGGATGCAGATGTCAGGCTGGGAGCTGGCCTCCTTTCCCCTTGCCTCAGAGGGCAGCGGCAGAATTCCTGGTGATATCCCATACAGCAGCAGCGACCCAGACCTGCTGGGGCCACCCAGGTGGGGAGCTCTGTTTCTGGAGCAGCCATCCTCCCAGCCCAAGCTCTCTGGCTGCCTTGTGTGGGGGAATTTGTGGCAGTATTGGCTGTACTCCTTCCTCTGCAGTGTCTCCCAGCTAGCCCCCCCAGGGCAGCCCGTGGCTTCCAGCATTGCCAGGGCTGGGCCCCAGGCCTGGGCAGTAGGTGCCACCTGCTCAGCTTTCTGGCTCAGTGGGCCCAGTCCAccagaggccaccaccactggcTCTACAGGACTATAGAGGCTGAGGGACGAGCCTGGAGAAGCAGCCCCACCTGCAGAGACAGGAATGAGATGGGATGTTATTCTTAGTTTCTTCAAGGAGGAGGCCCTGAGGGGCAGGGCATAGGAGCAGATCTTAGGAGCAGGAGCAAATAAGACCAGCCCAAGAGGACTGTCTAGAGGTTGGGAACTAGGTGTTACTCATATCCATACCTCCAGTCCCCAAACTGAGCAGGTGAtggagaaatgtttgttgaataaatgagtgagcaTGTGGGTTGTTATTGATGCAATGACTTTTAGAATGGTTTTTCTTTGGGAGGGGgcgcagctggccagtagggggattggagcccttaccttggtgttatcaacacctcactctaaccaattgagctaactggccagccttggaatggcttttcttctaagaaaattGACTCCAGAATGCCCAGCACAACCTCCACCTCCCCAGAGCCTGAAAGCAACTTCTCAGGGGAAGTTGTGGTGCTCCCTCCAGTTCCAGAAGCCCCCCTCTCACCTTGGCCAGAAGGCAGAAGACCTGGATGAGTTTGTGGAGACATGAAGTAGGACATGGCTGCCCCAAAGCCCCTGTTTGTGAGGGAATAGTTATCTGCCTCCTGTCCTACCCTCTCCACCCTTCTAGAATGTCACCTCATAGTCCCACATTTTTACACAAGGAACCTACCTCACAGCACTGACCTGTTCATTCTAGAACCTGTATTTGACAATATGATAGGGTTAAAAGAGCACAGGACCAGGACTAGGGTGTTCTAGGTTCTTGCCcttaccttgggcaagtcacctggacaattttgttctttgatatcctcatctgtaaagaggggCTGATGACTGTCCACTACCTCACTAGGAGTTGTGAGGATGAATTGAGATCATTTGTATGGAAGCAAATCATCAGAGATACAAATAGAGGAGTCTAGTACTTTGTTCCCTGTAGTGTGAGACAAGGAATATTCTGCATTCAATcatttgctgtgtgatcttggacaatggacaaatatattttcatctctgggcctcaatttcccatctgcaaaatgaaataGTTGGTCTATGGTGCTGGTTCTCaagccctggctgcacattagaatctctTGGGGACCTTTGAGAAATCCTGATGGCAAGCCTCATCCcaagaccaattaaatcagaatgccTGGGTCAGACCCAGGTAtcagttatttttcaaagttcCTCAAGTGGTTATAATATGACAAAGGTGAAACCTCTATTCTCGGGAATTGCTTCTCAACCCTGGCTATACATTAGAATCTCCAGAGGAGTTTTTACCAAAAACAATATATAGCTCTAATCCCCTGACAAATCAAATGAGTATCTCTATATATGGGGTCCGGGGCATAAGCACTCTTTGAGTATCCCAGATAACTCTAACGAGTAGCCAGGCTAGGAATCACTGGTCTAGATGATGCCTAAAATGCTCTCTTGCTCTGACCTGCTAACCTGCAGTGATTCTAAAAGAAGTACCTTTCATAGGCTGCAGGGGCAAAGAGACCCTCCAGTGATCAGTGTCAGCATGGGCTGTGTTTATTTTTGGTCCTGGCTGGCAGCACTGTGGCCAGCTTCAGATCAGCCATAGCTCTGGGGCCAGGATGCACTCCTGTGGTCCTATTCCAGCGTGGCTGCAGGCCTTCACTCATACTTGCAGAAATCCTTAAGTCCTTTGGGCAGGTGGAGCCCATCAATGGCCAGCCTGTGCACCACGCTCCTCTGGATCACTAGGCGGCACAGAGTCTGCAGGGATGGCACTGTGGAAAGAAAGTTGCCAAAGGCAAACTGAATTGGAGGGCGGGTCTGAGGCTGAGACCCAGAAGATGTAGGTCTTGGTACCTAACTTGGTCCAAGTTAATTTTGCCATTAACTTGGGCAAGTCTTTTCTGCTCTCTGGACCCAGCCTGTTTCATGACACTATTAATGTGCCTGAGATAAGCACTCTTCCTGAGAACTTTCACAATGCTGCAGCCCTGTTTCTGTTATAACACTCAGCACAATCCCTTCCCCCTCACTTAGCAGCTTCTGGGGGCAGGGATAGTGCCTGATTTATATGTGCAACTGCAGTCTCAGCACAGGTGTGGCACAGAGCAGGTTCTAGTTCACTGAATTCATGAAATGTGATCAGAGGTATAAATAAAGGGTTTAATGGGGCTATAATGAACCAGACCTCAGGATTAAGAAGTTCTCAgtctggggccggcccatggctcactcggtagagtgcggtgctgataacaccaaggccacgggtt contains the following coding sequences:
- the SPATA25 gene encoding spermatogenesis-associated protein 25, with protein sequence MSYFMSPQTHPGLLPSGQGGAASPGSSLSLYSPVEPVVVASGGLGPLSQKAEQVAPTAQAWGPALAMLEATGCPGGASWETLQRKEYSQYCHKFPHTRQPESLGWEDGCSRNRAPHLGGPSRSGSLLLYGISPGILPLPSEARGKEASSQPDICILTLAMMIAGIPTVPVPGLREEDLVRAAQAFMMAHPEPEGAVEGAWWEQAHAHTATGQMPLVRSRRGQPPGFRL